The following proteins are co-located in the Candidatus Poribacteria bacterium genome:
- a CDS encoding ABC transporter permease, translating into MITYIIRRCLIAIPTLLAISIISFIIIQLPQGDYLDREIQRLEEEFGDSSSLAQVEELRERYGLNDPLWKRYLIWIGGFVRGDFGESFEYKREVHELIWDRIVFTLIISIGSLIFTYVLAIPLGVYSATHQYQWSDNFLTFLSFVGMSIPAFLLALSLMVFAFDIFGIPLFGLFSAYYEGAPWTWGKLGDLLTHLWIPVIVVGINGTASLMRIMRGNLLDVLGQPFVQTARAKGLKEVVVVSKHAVRIAINPLISILGMSLPGILSGSAIVSIVLGLPTVGPILLRSLLNEDIYLAGTLIMMLSLLLVIGNLLADIALAWVDPRIRYE; encoded by the coding sequence ATAATTACCTATATCATTCGCCGATGTTTGATCGCAATCCCGACGCTTTTGGCGATTTCTATCATCTCTTTTATCATCATTCAGCTCCCGCAAGGCGACTACCTCGACCGAGAAATTCAACGGTTAGAAGAGGAATTCGGCGATAGCAGCTCGCTGGCACAGGTAGAAGAGTTACGGGAACGCTATGGGTTGAACGACCCGCTCTGGAAACGTTACCTTATCTGGATAGGCGGCTTTGTCCGTGGGGACTTCGGTGAGTCGTTCGAGTATAAGCGAGAAGTCCACGAACTGATTTGGGATAGAATCGTCTTCACGCTGATTATCTCCATCGGGTCGCTGATCTTCACTTATGTTCTCGCTATACCACTCGGTGTCTATTCCGCAACGCATCAATACCAATGGTCAGACAATTTTCTGACCTTTCTTAGCTTCGTCGGGATGTCAATACCGGCGTTTCTCTTAGCACTATCGCTAATGGTGTTTGCGTTTGACATTTTCGGCATTCCGTTATTTGGACTCTTTTCAGCCTACTACGAAGGCGCGCCGTGGACGTGGGGAAAGTTGGGTGACCTGCTTACCCACCTCTGGATTCCTGTCATTGTTGTTGGGATTAACGGGACCGCCAGTTTGATGCGCATCATGCGGGGTAACCTACTTGACGTTTTGGGACAACCCTTCGTCCAAACCGCACGAGCGAAGGGACTTAAAGAGGTCGTGGTGGTGAGCAAGCATGCCGTGCGGATCGCAATTAATCCGCTCATTAGCATTTTAGGGATGAGTCTACCGGGTATTCTCTCCGGTTCAGCAATCGTCTCCATTGTGCTGGGTTTGCCGACGGTCGGTCCGATTCTCTTACGAAGTCTACTGAACGAGGACATCTACCTCGCAGGGACGCTCATTATGATGCTGAGCCTCCTGCTGGTCATCGGCAACCTACTTGCAGATATCGCCCTCGCCTGGGTAGATCCGAGGATACGTTATGAATGA
- a CDS encoding ABC transporter permease, protein MKATIETVEEIEGAGDLHTEGGQLSYRQLIWRRFRKNRMGIIAGVILIVFYLLAIGADFFAPYHYSEINMRLRHVPPQRLHFSLQDGFYVYALKSVRNPESLELEFTRDMSQKVPAKFFFKDAEGRRHLFSSAGPMFLLGTDRMGRDLLSRIMYGARVSMTLGLVGVFLSIILGSILGTISGYYGGWIDNLIQRIIEILSAFPDIPLWMALGAALPPGWSSIQIYFGITIILSIIRWGGLARQVRGKVLAYRESDFVMAARAAGAGQWHIITKHLLPGCYSHIIVIATLAIPGMILGETALSFLGLGIRPPMTSWGVLLEEAQRVTVLLHYPWLIFPAVPVLVVVIAFNFLGDALRDAADPYSD, encoded by the coding sequence ATGAAAGCTACAATTGAGACAGTAGAAGAGATTGAGGGTGCAGGCGATCTTCATACAGAAGGGGGTCAACTGAGCTACCGTCAGTTGATATGGCGACGCTTTCGCAAAAATCGGATGGGGATTATCGCGGGTGTGATCTTAATTGTTTTCTATCTCCTCGCCATCGGGGCAGACTTCTTCGCGCCGTATCATTACAGTGAAATCAACATGCGGCTCCGCCACGTCCCACCGCAACGCCTCCATTTTTCACTCCAAGATGGATTCTACGTCTATGCCCTAAAATCGGTGCGTAACCCAGAAAGTCTTGAATTAGAATTCACCAGAGATATGTCCCAAAAGGTCCCTGCTAAATTCTTCTTCAAGGATGCTGAGGGCAGAAGGCACCTGTTCAGTTCTGCCGGTCCCATGTTCCTGTTAGGCACCGATCGGATGGGACGTGACCTACTCTCGCGAATCATGTACGGGGCGCGTGTGTCAATGACGCTGGGTTTAGTCGGTGTCTTTTTGAGCATCATCCTCGGCTCTATCCTCGGCACTATCTCCGGCTACTACGGCGGTTGGATAGACAACCTGATCCAACGGATTATTGAAATCCTTTCGGCATTCCCGGACATCCCGCTATGGATGGCACTCGGTGCCGCACTACCCCCGGGCTGGTCAAGTATCCAAATTTACTTCGGGATTACGATTATCTTATCTATTATCCGATGGGGAGGATTGGCACGGCAGGTACGTGGAAAGGTCTTGGCATATCGGGAGAGCGATTTCGTGATGGCGGCGCGTGCTGCTGGTGCCGGACAATGGCACATTATCACGAAACATCTGCTGCCCGGATGCTACAGCCATATCATCGTCATTGCCACGCTCGCTATCCCGGGCATGATTTTGGGGGAAACTGCGCTTAGCTTCTTAGGCTTGGGCATCCGACCACCAATGACCAGTTGGGGCGTTCTGCTCGAAGAGGCACAACGTGTCACCGTTCTGCTTCACTATCCGTGGCTCATTTTTCCAGCCGTACCCGTCCTCGTCGTTGTTATCGCCTTTAACTTCTTAGGAGATGCCCTCCGCGACGCAGCGGATCCGTATTCAGATTGA